The following proteins are encoded in a genomic region of Populus trichocarpa isolate Nisqually-1 chromosome 13, P.trichocarpa_v4.1, whole genome shotgun sequence:
- the LOC7489663 gene encoding LOW QUALITY PROTEIN: ethylene-responsive transcription factor ERN1-like (The sequence of the model RefSeq protein was modified relative to this genomic sequence to represent the inferred CDS: substituted 1 base at 1 genomic stop codon) gives MEIHFQQQKQHKNASIPVSKASKFKGRGRPNSNSNKFVGVRQRTSGRWVAEIKDTTQKIRMWLGTFETAEEAARAYDEAACLLRGSNTRTNFITHVSVDSPLASRIRNLLNNKRRDQQQHSEEETAEASTPPTSTITTTSSTITTSSSSSSSSGMSDNYSSSIHETDHLFDDAYKPDLRNCIEEFKLGSSQSDLSRGFGPLFDRFSYAQEVLDFPKSVVLPEASDSEFSEFDRMKVERQISASLYAINGVQEYMEAVYDPIEALWDLPPLXSLQNLVVLMNIESPSLSFLPLVLLSL, from the coding sequence ATGGAAATTCATTTCCAGCAACAAAAGCAGCATAAAAATGCAAGCATTCCAGTTAGCAAAGCAAGCAAATTCAAGGGGAGAGGTAGGCCAAACAGCAACAGTAACAAGTTTGTTGGTGTTAGGCAAAGAACTTCTGGTAGATGGGTGGCTGAGATCAAAGACACAACACAAAAGATAAGGATGTGGCTAGGAACCTTTGAGACAGCTGAAGAAGCTGCACGAGCTTACGATGAAGCTGCTTGCCTGCTTCGTGGATCCAACACCCGAACCAACTTCATCACTCATGTGTCCGTGGATTCTCCTCTTGCTTCCCGGATTCGAAATCTCCTCAACAACAAAAGGAGAGACCAACAACAACATAGTGAAGAAGAAACTGCGGAAGCCTCTACTCCACCAACTAGTACCATTACTACCACAAGTAGTACTATCACcactagcagcagcagcagcagcagttcTGGCATGAGTGATAATTACTCCAGTTCAATTCATGAAACGGATCACTTGTTTGATGATGCATATAAACCGGATTTGCGCAATTGCATTGAGGAATTCAAGCTTGGTTCTTCTCAGTCTGATCTTTCACGGGGTTTTGGACCTTTATTCGATCGGTTTTCATATGCACAGGAAGTACTGGATTTTCCAAAAAGTGTGGTACTACCCGAGGCAAGTGACTCGGAATTCTCAGAATTTGATAGGATGAAGGTGGAGAGACAGATATCAGCATCTCTATACGCAATTAATGGGGTTCAAGAGTACATGGAAGCTGTCTATGATCCTATTGAAGCTTTATGGGATCTTCCACCACTATAATCATTGCAGAATTTGGTGGTTTTAATGAACATAGAAtccccttctctttcttttcttcccctAGTTCTGCTTTCACTTTAG
- the LOC7474658 gene encoding uncharacterized protein LOC7474658 yields MATDPTQLHQLSLLLGPDPTLFETLITHLMSSSNEQRSTAEFLFNLCKQTHPDSLLLRLTQLLSSSSLPEIRAMSAVLLRKHLTSATEDSFLYPQLTESTRSIIKNSLLSSLQHETTKSITRKINDTISELAASVLPDGGWQELLPFMFQCVTAQSNHNLQESALLIFARLAQYIGEALIPHLATLHGVFLNCLHNSTSGEVRIAALNATINFIQCLTNNSDRDMFQDLLPLMMRTLTEALNGNQEATAQEALELLIELAGGEPRFLRKQIVEVVGSMLQIAEAGSLEEGTRHLAIEFVITLAEARDRAPGMMRKLPQFVHRLFMVLMGMLLDIDDDPQWHGAETEDEDSGETSNYGFGQECLDRLAIALGGNTVVPVASEVFPAFFTAPEWQKPHAALIALAQIAEGCSKVMIKNLDHVVSMVLNSFQHPHPRVRWAAINAIGQLSTDLGPDLQMKYHQLVLPALAGAMDDVQNPRVQAHAASAVLNFSENCMPDILTPYLDGVVSKLLVLLQNGKQMVKEGALTALASVADSSQEHFQKYYDAVMPYLKAILINANDKSNRMLRAKSMECISLVGMAVGKDKFRDDAKQVMDVLMSLQGSQMEADDPTTSYMLQAWARLCKCLGQDFLPYMSVVMPPLLQSAQLKPDVTITSADSDADIDDVDDGSIETITLGDKRIGIRTSVLEEKATACNMLCCYADELKEGFFPWIDQVAATLVPLLKFYFHEEVRKAAVSAMPELLGSAKLAVEKDQSQGHNESYIKQLSDYIVPALVEALHKEPEVEICVSMLDSLTECIQVSGPLLDESQVRSIVEEIKQVITASSVRKQERVERIKAEDFDAEEGELLEEENELEEELFDRVGDCMGTLIKTFKASFLPFFDELSPYITPMSGKDKTAEERRIAICIFDDVVEHFKEAALKYYGTYVPFLLEACNDENPDVRQAAVYGIGICAELGGSVFKPLVGEALSQLNAVISDPNAHHSDNTMAYDNAVSALGKICEFHRDSIDAARIVPAWLSCLPIKNDLIEAKVVHDQLCSMVERSDRELFGSNNQYLPKIVRVFAEVICAGKELATEQTGSRMINLLRQLQQMLPPATLASTWSSLEPQQQLALQSILSS; encoded by the exons ATGGCGACCGATCCAACTCAGTTGCACCAACTCAGTCTCCTTCTCGGACCTGATCCCACTCTCTTCGAAACCTTAATAACTCACCTTATGTCCTCTTCTAACGAACAACGATCCACAGCGGAGTTCCTCTTCAATCTCTGCAAACAAACTCACCCCGACTCTCTCCTGCTCCGGCTCACTCAACTCCTCTCCTCCTCTTCCCTCCCCGAAATCCGTGCCATGTCCGCCGTCCTCCTCCGGAAACATCTCACCTCTGCCACCGAAGACTCCTTCCTCTACCCTCAACTTACTGAGTCAACTCGGTCCATCATCAAAaactctctcctctcctctctccaaCATGAAACCACAAAATCCATCACCAGAAAGATAAACGACACAATCTCGGAACTCGCCGCCTCGGTTCTTCCCGATGGGGGCTGGCAGGAGTTGTTGCCGTTCATGTTCCAGTGTGTTACCGCTCAAAGCAATCACAATCTCCAAGAATCAGCGCTTTTAATCTTCGCCCGATTGGCTCAATACATCGGCGAAGCCCTAATTCCACACTTAGCTACACTTCACggagtgtttttaaattgtttgcatAATTCAACGAGCGGTGAAGTTAGAATCGCGGCTTTGAACGCGACAATCAATTTTATTCAGTGTTTAACAAACAATTCTGATCGTGATATGTTTCAAGATTTGTTGCCGTTGATGATGAGGACTTTGACCGAGGCGTTGAATGGAAATCAAGAGGCAACAGCACAAGAAGCGCTCGAATTGTTGATTGAATTGGCGGGAGGGGAACCACGGTTTTTGAGAAAGCAAATAGTGGAGGTTGTAGGGTCCATGTTGCAAATTGCAGAGGCGGGGAGCTTAGAGGAGGGGACCAGGCATTTAGCTATTGAATTTGTGATTACTTTGGCGGAAGCAAGAGATCGAGCTCCGGGGATGATGAGGAAGTTGCCGCAATTTGTGCATAGGCTGTTTATGGTTTTGATGGGGATGTTGTTGGATATTGATGATGATCCACAATGGCATGGTGCGGAGACTGAAGATGAAGATTCGGGAGAGACCAGTAATTATGGGTTTGGGCAAGAGTGTTTGGATAGGTTGGCTATTGCCCTTGGTGGCAATACAGTCGTTCCTGTTGCTTCAGAGGTTTTCCCAGCATTTTTTACTGCTCCGGAGTGGCAGAAGCCTCATGCTGCGCTTATTGCTCTAGCACAAATTGCTGAGGGTTGCTCAAAG GTGATGATAAAGAACCTGGACCACGTAGTCTCTATGGTTTTGAATTCATTTCAACATCCCCACCCCCGTGTGAGATGGGCTGCTATAAATGCAATTGGACAATTGTCAACAGACTTGGGCCCAGATTTGCAAATGAAGTATCACCAGCTAGTGCTGCCTGCTTTGGCTGGAGCCATGGATGATGTTCAAAATCCTCGAGTCCAG GCCCATGCCGCTTCTGCAGTGCTTAATTTCAGTGAGAATTGCATGCCAGATATCCTGACACCATACTTGGATGGGGTTGTTAGCAAACTGCTCGTACTTCTTCAG AATGGGAAGCAGATGGTTAAAGAAGGAGCCCTGACAGCTTTAGCGTCTGTCGCTGATTCATCACAg GAGCACTTCCAGAAATACTATGATGCTGTAATGCCTTACTTAAAAGCTATATTGATCAATGCAAATGACAAGTCTAATCGCATGCTCCGTGCAAAATCTATGGAGTGCATTAGTCTGGTTGGGATGGCTGTGGGAAAGGATAAATTTAGAGACGATGCTAAGCAG GTTATGGATGTCCTGATGTCTCTGCAAGGATCTCAAATGGAGGCAGATGACCCTACAACAAGCTACATGTTACAA GCCTGGGCCAGACTTTGCAAGTGCCTTGGACAGGATTTTCTTCCTTACATGAGTGTTGTCATGCCTCCTTTGCTTCAGTCTGCCCAGCTTAAGCCTGATGTTACCATTACATCTGCAGATTCAGATGCTGATATTGATGATGTCGACGATGGCag CATTGAAACAATCACTCTTGGGGATAAAAGAATAGGGATCAGAACAAGTGTCCTGGAGGAAAAGGCTACAGCTTGTAACATGCTTTGCTGCTATGCTGATGAGTTGAAGGAAGGATTTTTCCCATGGATTGATCAG GTTGCAGCTACATTGGTTCCTCTTCTTAAATTTTACTTCCATGAAGAAGTGAGGAAGGCAGCTGTGTCAG CTATGCCGGAGCTGTTAGGTTCCGCTAAATTAGCTGTAGAGAAGGATCAATCTCAAGGGCATAATGAGTCTTATATAAAGCAATTGTCAGACTATATAGTTCCAGCTTTGGTGGAGGCGTTACACAAG GAGCCCGAGGTAGAAATTTGTGTGAGCATGTTGGATTCGTTGACTGAATGCATACAG GTATCTGGACCTCTTTTAGATGAAAGCCAAGTAAGGTCCATTGTGGAGGAGATAAAGCAGGTCATCACAGCCAGCTCAGTTAGAAAACAGGAACGGGTGGAGAGGATCAAAGCAGAGGACTTTGATGCCGAAGAAGGAGAGCTgcttgaagaagaaaatgagctAGAAGAAGAACTTTTTGATCGA GTTGGTGATTGCATGGGCACATTGATCAAAACCTTCAAGGCCTCTTTCCTGCCTTTCTTTGATGAGCTTTCGCCTTACATAACACCTATGTCG GGCAAGGATAAAACAGCAGAAGAGAGGAGAATTGCCATTTGTATATTTGATGATGTTGTGGAGCATTTTAAGGAAGCTGCTCTTAA ATATTATGGTACTTATGTCCCTTTCTTACTAGAAGCCTGCAATGATGAAAACCCAGATGTTCGTCAG GCAGCTGTTTATGGGATTGGTATTTGCGCAGAGCTTGGTGGATCTGTGTTTAAACCACTTGTTGGAG AGGCTCTTTCCCAGTTGAATGCTGTAATAAGTGATCCTAATGCACATCATTCAGACAATACAATGGCATATGACAATGCTGTTTCAGCTCTTGGAAAAATATGCGAGTTTCATCGGGATAGCATAGATGCAGCACGG ATAGTTCCAGCTTGGTTGAGCTGCTTGCCAATAAAAAACGATTTAATTGAAGCCAAGGTTGTGCATGATCAGCTTTGCTCAATGGTAGAAAG GTCCGATAGAGAACTTTTTGGGTCAAACAATCAATACCTTCCCAAAATAGTCCGAGTTTTTGCTGAG GTCATATGTGCAGGAAAAGAGTTGGCAACAGAGCAAACTGGTAGTCGAATGATTAATCTGTTGAGACAACTTCAGCAAATGCTACCACCTGCTACCCTAGCTTCAACTTGGTCGTCCTTGGAACCACAGCAGCAACTTGCCTTGCAATCTATTCTTTCTTCTTAG